From the genome of Streptomyces sp. NBC_00659, one region includes:
- a CDS encoding COG4315 family predicted lipoprotein gives MIAIRYVAGYAATGTAVLALTLAGCGGGGGSSGGGKSGTSSSQSSGGTTQSGTTGSATSMLTTAKVAKLGTVVTDDKGYVLYRFDADSANPTKVTCYDTCATVWPAATAHGGVTTKGIDKSLVSTVKRADGSTQVTLAGWPLYRYAKDDEPKEAYGQGVDGTWFAVTPGGAKITTPASTSPTPATTSTGGGGGY, from the coding sequence ATGATCGCCATCAGGTACGTCGCGGGATACGCAGCCACGGGCACCGCCGTCCTGGCGCTCACGCTCGCAGGATGCGGAGGGGGCGGCGGAAGCAGCGGCGGCGGCAAGAGCGGGACCAGTTCCTCGCAGAGCAGCGGCGGCACGACACAGAGCGGCACCACGGGATCGGCGACGTCCATGCTGACCACGGCCAAGGTCGCGAAACTGGGCACGGTCGTCACCGACGACAAGGGGTACGTCCTGTACCGCTTCGACGCGGACTCGGCGAACCCGACCAAGGTCACCTGCTACGACACCTGCGCCACGGTCTGGCCGGCGGCCACGGCCCACGGCGGGGTGACCACGAAGGGCATCGACAAGAGCCTGGTCTCCACGGTGAAACGCGCCGACGGCAGCACCCAGGTCACCCTCGCCGGCTGGCCCCTCTACCGGTACGCCAAGGACGACGAACCGAAGGAGGCCTACGGCCAGGGAGTGGACGGAACGTGGTTCGCGGTGACGCCGGGCGGAGCGAAGATCACCACACCCGCCTCGACGTCGCCGACACCGGCCACGACGAGCACGGGAGGCGGTGGAGGCTACTGA
- a CDS encoding LolA family protein produces the protein MAPYESDDSARAAEADDRLAGRRKAARYAVPVAVVGVAAATIGLVPALADSGDPDLPKVTAQQLIEKIAESDVQQLSGTVKISTDLGLPDLGGLESGLLSGAAQGHGGSSADPQSKLLELASGTHTLRVAADGPDRGKVSLLDNAAEYSVIHNGKDVWGYDSKSNEVFHSTSAESEHAGEDAKGKAPRDVPATPKDFAEEALKAVDDTTSVTVDGTAHVAGRDAYKLVIKPRQSGTTVGAISIAVDAKTGLPLKFTLTPASGGAAVVDAGFAQVDFSRPAASTFAFTPPKGAKVTEGDELKGAKAGTSKDDEPKDLKKAWPKGHEGTADGVGGPKTIGEGWNSIVVLDTGGEGMPSGASGNSDVDGFLNSLGDHVKGKFGSGTVFSTRLVNALITDDGKVYAGAVTKAALVKAADAAQ, from the coding sequence ATGGCACCGTACGAATCCGACGACAGCGCGAGGGCCGCGGAGGCCGACGACAGGCTCGCCGGGCGACGCAAGGCCGCGCGGTACGCCGTTCCGGTCGCGGTGGTGGGGGTGGCGGCGGCGACGATCGGACTCGTTCCGGCGCTCGCCGACTCCGGAGACCCCGACCTGCCGAAGGTCACCGCACAGCAACTCATCGAGAAGATCGCCGAGTCGGACGTCCAGCAGCTCTCCGGCACGGTCAAGATCAGCACCGATCTGGGGCTGCCCGACCTGGGCGGTCTGGAGAGCGGCCTGCTGTCCGGCGCGGCTCAGGGGCACGGTGGCTCCTCCGCCGACCCGCAGTCCAAGCTCCTCGAACTGGCCTCGGGCACGCACACGCTGCGTGTCGCGGCCGACGGCCCGGACAGGGGCAAGGTCTCCCTGCTGGACAACGCCGCCGAGTACAGCGTCATCCACAACGGCAAGGACGTGTGGGGGTACGACAGCAAGTCGAACGAGGTCTTCCACTCGACGTCCGCCGAGTCCGAGCACGCCGGCGAGGATGCCAAGGGCAAGGCGCCGCGGGATGTCCCGGCCACTCCGAAGGACTTCGCCGAAGAGGCTCTCAAGGCCGTGGACGACACGACCTCCGTGACCGTCGACGGCACCGCGCACGTCGCGGGCCGCGACGCCTACAAGCTGGTCATCAAGCCCCGGCAGTCCGGCACCACGGTCGGTGCGATCAGCATCGCGGTGGACGCGAAGACGGGGCTGCCGCTGAAGTTCACGCTGACCCCGGCGAGCGGCGGCGCGGCCGTCGTGGACGCGGGCTTCGCCCAGGTCGACTTCTCCCGGCCGGCCGCGTCGACGTTCGCCTTCACCCCGCCGAAGGGCGCGAAGGTCACCGAGGGCGACGAGCTGAAGGGCGCGAAGGCCGGCACGTCGAAGGACGACGAGCCGAAGGACCTGAAGAAGGCGTGGCCGAAGGGGCACGAGGGAACGGCCGACGGCGTCGGCGGTCCGAAGACCATCGGCGAGGGCTGGAACTCGATCGTCGTCCTCGACACCGGTGGCGAGGGCATGCCGTCCGGCGCGTCCGGCAACAGTGACGTCGACGGGTTCCTGAACTCCCTCGGCGACCACGTCAAGGGCAAGTTCGGCTCGGGCACGGTCTTCTCGACCCGCCTCGTCAACGCGCTGATCACGGACGACGGCAAGGTGTACGCCGGTGCCGTCACCAAGGCCGCGCTGGTGAAGGCGGCCGACGCCGCCCAGTAG
- a CDS encoding ABC transporter ATP-binding protein — protein MEELSADESDPARAEGAAVPAGRTGSAGAVSAEDAVIATRALSKRFRGGQLAVDGLDLTVPAGSVFGFLGPNGSGKTTTIRMLMGLIEPTSGTASVLGRPMPRSARAVLPHVGALIEGPALYGFLSGRDNLVRYDAADPTADPRTRRARVETALDRVGLTAAAGKKARAYSLGMKQRLGLAAALLQPRRLLVLDEPTNGLDPQGMREIRSLVRELASDGTTVFLSSHLLDEIEQVCTHAAVMAQGRLIVQGPVADLAAGARGRLVVTTPDTGEAARILKEQGVMDLVVTETGVTAEPPGRELAELNAALVMAGVRVRGFGVERASLEDAFVALTGEGFDVTG, from the coding sequence ATGGAGGAGCTGTCCGCCGACGAGTCCGATCCGGCGAGGGCCGAGGGCGCCGCCGTCCCCGCGGGGCGGACGGGGAGCGCCGGTGCCGTGTCCGCCGAGGACGCGGTGATCGCCACCCGCGCGCTGAGCAAGCGGTTCCGCGGCGGACAGCTCGCCGTCGACGGCCTGGACCTCACCGTCCCGGCGGGCAGCGTCTTCGGCTTCCTCGGACCGAACGGCTCGGGCAAGACCACCACGATCCGGATGCTGATGGGCCTGATCGAGCCGACGTCGGGCACGGCGAGCGTGCTGGGGCGGCCCATGCCCCGGTCGGCGCGCGCCGTGCTCCCGCACGTCGGGGCGCTGATCGAGGGCCCCGCCCTGTACGGCTTCCTCTCCGGTCGGGACAACCTCGTCCGGTACGACGCCGCCGACCCGACCGCCGATCCCCGGACCCGCAGGGCACGCGTCGAGACCGCGCTGGACCGGGTCGGGCTGACCGCCGCGGCGGGAAAGAAGGCGAGGGCGTACTCGCTGGGCATGAAGCAGCGGCTCGGACTCGCGGCCGCGCTGCTCCAGCCCCGTCGGTTGCTCGTCCTGGACGAGCCCACCAACGGTCTCGATCCCCAGGGCATGCGCGAAATCCGTTCGCTGGTCAGAGAGCTGGCCTCCGACGGCACGACCGTCTTCCTGTCCTCGCACCTCCTCGACGAGATCGAGCAGGTCTGCACCCACGCGGCCGTCATGGCCCAGGGGCGGCTCATCGTCCAGGGTCCGGTGGCCGACCTCGCGGCCGGAGCCCGGGGCCGGCTGGTGGTGACCACGCCGGACACCGGGGAGGCGGCACGGATCCTCAAGGAGCAGGGCGTCATGGATCTCGTCGTGACCGAGACGGGAGTGACCGCGGAGCCACCCGGCCGTGAACTCGCCGAACTGAACGCCGCGTTGGTCATGGCAGGCGTCCGGGTCCGCGGCTTCGGAGTCGAACGGGCCTCGCTGGAGGACGCGTTCGTGGCGCTGACCGGGGAGGGTTTCGATGTCACGGGCTGA
- a CDS encoding ABC transporter permease, translated as MVTAPSLSPSPSPSPGAVRGPNPLWTLGLFRDELVTTFRRWRTIALLGVLAAVPVLIGIAVRVETSGGSTAGGGGEGPAFIAQITNNGLFLVFTGLAATLPFFLPMAIGVIAGDAIAGEANAGTLRYLLVAPAGRTRLLLTKYATTMTFCLVATLVVAVSAFVVGALLFPLGELTTISGTRIDFAEGLGRALLIALVVAASLTGVAALGLFVSTLTNSGIAAMATTVGLLITVQILDQIPQLHALQPYFFSHYWLSFADLMRDPVYWDDLVRDLGIQGLYVAVFGSAAWARFATKDITA; from the coding sequence ATGGTCACGGCGCCGTCACTGTCCCCGTCACCGTCCCCGTCGCCGGGGGCCGTCCGTGGGCCGAACCCGCTGTGGACACTCGGACTCTTCCGCGACGAACTCGTCACCACGTTCCGCAGGTGGCGCACGATCGCGCTGCTCGGCGTGCTCGCGGCCGTACCGGTCCTCATCGGCATCGCCGTCAGGGTCGAGACGAGCGGTGGCTCGACCGCGGGCGGTGGTGGCGAGGGCCCCGCATTCATCGCGCAGATCACCAACAACGGGCTGTTCCTGGTGTTCACCGGGCTGGCCGCGACCCTTCCGTTCTTCCTGCCGATGGCGATCGGCGTCATCGCGGGCGACGCGATCGCCGGTGAGGCCAACGCCGGAACCCTGCGCTATCTCCTCGTCGCGCCCGCCGGCCGCACGCGGCTGCTGCTCACGAAGTACGCGACGACGATGACGTTCTGCCTGGTGGCGACCTTGGTGGTGGCGGTCTCGGCGTTCGTGGTGGGCGCCCTGCTGTTCCCGCTGGGCGAGTTGACCACGATCTCCGGAACCCGCATCGATTTCGCCGAGGGGCTCGGCAGAGCGCTGCTCATCGCCCTGGTCGTCGCCGCGTCACTGACCGGTGTCGCCGCGCTCGGCCTGTTCGTCTCCACCCTCACCAACAGTGGCATCGCGGCCATGGCGACGACGGTCGGCCTCTTGATCACCGTCCAGATCCTGGACCAGATTCCCCAGTTGCACGCACTCCAGCCGTACTTCTTCTCCCACTACTGGCTGTCCTTCGCCGACCTCATGCGCGACCCCGTCTACTGGGACGACCTGGTCCGCGACCTCGGCATCCAGGGCCTGTACGTCGCCGTGTTCGGGTCGGCCGCGTGGGCCCGGTTCGCGACGAAGGACATCACCGCCTGA
- a CDS encoding flavodoxin family protein, whose product MTRTFLFVLGSSRPGGNTESLARKAAEQLPADVEQRWLSLAEHPLPDFVDLRRDGDHVRPPASGTQGLLLDATLAATDIVIASPLYWYSVSGLTKRYLDYWSGWLRTPGVDFKATLAGRTLWGVTALAHEEPEVADPLVGTLNHSAAYMKMRFGGVLLGNGSRPGDVLNDTEALTRAKTFFAQEAPLARFPYER is encoded by the coding sequence GTGACCCGCACATTCCTGTTCGTGCTCGGCAGCAGCCGCCCAGGCGGCAACACCGAGTCGCTGGCCCGCAAGGCGGCCGAACAACTGCCCGCCGACGTGGAGCAGCGCTGGCTGTCCCTGGCCGAGCACCCGCTCCCCGACTTCGTGGACCTGCGCCGGGACGGCGACCACGTACGCCCTCCCGCCTCCGGCACCCAAGGCCTCCTGCTCGACGCCACCCTCGCCGCCACCGACATCGTGATCGCCTCACCGCTGTACTGGTACTCGGTGTCCGGGCTGACCAAGCGCTACCTGGACTACTGGTCGGGCTGGCTGCGCACGCCCGGTGTCGACTTCAAGGCCACCCTGGCCGGGCGCACGCTCTGGGGCGTCACCGCGCTCGCGCACGAGGAGCCGGAGGTCGCCGACCCGCTGGTCGGTACGTTGAACCACTCGGCGGCCTACATGAAGATGCGCTTCGGCGGGGTCCTGCTCGGCAACGGCAGCCGGCCCGGCGACGTGCTGAACGACACCGAGGCGCTGACGCGCGCGAAGACCTTCTTCGCCCAGGAGGCACCGCTCGCGCGTTTCCCCTACGAGCGCTGA
- a CDS encoding zeta toxin family protein, with product MTTGERPEAGLRPEYRALYRELQTRMSPGGDLAPGGTDTFGQYRRGALWTPERERMHSAILEEFTARCAGLPRDGHAALLTAGAPGAGKGGALRGLGAWQGRDDELGLALQRAHGIDVRDYVVLDPDAFKVAIFEHGGSPHLPPPARELSDGRPVAPSETASLTHRESAFLQDVFEQWARGEGYNLLYDATLRDQRWNEKLLGDLRADGYDRRVLLSVEVPVEQCLAQNAGRWQHGRTEFDAGRDRYGGRMAPEVMIEDLYARSTSGRGFSVGRENAEKLVEGGLATALITSERGVFAAGRPPGTAPVSGLGTSPAHQQGDATIRVATAARLRSGGGSTAPAAGRTPGAPGAATPAASAVPRAAPRPPRTP from the coding sequence ATGACGACTGGCGAAAGGCCGGAAGCCGGTCTCAGACCCGAATACCGGGCGCTGTACAGGGAGTTGCAGACCCGGATGTCGCCGGGCGGCGATCTCGCGCCGGGCGGCACGGACACGTTCGGACAGTACCGGCGCGGTGCGCTGTGGACGCCGGAACGCGAGCGGATGCACTCCGCGATCCTGGAGGAGTTCACGGCGCGCTGCGCGGGCCTGCCGCGCGACGGCCATGCCGCCCTGCTCACCGCCGGCGCGCCCGGCGCCGGGAAGGGCGGCGCGCTGCGCGGGCTCGGCGCATGGCAGGGGCGCGACGACGAACTGGGGCTGGCTCTGCAGCGGGCGCACGGCATCGACGTACGCGACTACGTGGTCCTGGACCCGGACGCCTTCAAGGTGGCGATCTTCGAGCACGGAGGATCGCCCCATCTGCCGCCACCCGCACGCGAGTTGTCCGACGGGCGGCCGGTAGCGCCTTCCGAGACGGCCTCGCTCACCCACCGCGAGTCGGCGTTCCTCCAGGACGTCTTCGAGCAGTGGGCCCGCGGCGAGGGCTACAACCTCCTCTACGACGCGACCCTTCGCGACCAGCGCTGGAACGAGAAGCTCCTCGGTGATCTGCGGGCCGACGGCTACGACCGGCGCGTCCTGCTGTCGGTCGAGGTCCCCGTCGAGCAGTGCCTCGCCCAGAACGCCGGCCGCTGGCAGCACGGCCGCACGGAATTCGACGCGGGCCGCGACCGGTACGGCGGGCGCATGGCCCCCGAGGTCATGATCGAGGACCTGTACGCGCGGAGCACCTCGGGGCGCGGGTTCTCCGTCGGCCGCGAGAACGCGGAGAAGCTGGTGGAGGGAGGGCTGGCCACCGCGCTGATCACCTCGGAGCGGGGTGTGTTCGCCGCCGGGCGGCCCCCGGGCACGGCCCCGGTGTCCGGGCTCGGCACCTCGCCCGCCCACCAACAGGGCGATGCCACGATCCGGGTCGCCACCGCGGCACGTCTGCGGTCCGGCGGCGGGAGCACCGCCCCGGCGGCCGGACGGACACCGGGTGCGCCGGGCGCCGCGACTCCGGCCGCTTCCGCCGTACCGCGCGCAGCGCCCCGGCCCCCGCGAACGCCGTGA
- a CDS encoding DUF4913 domain-containing protein, whose product MNEQQSAEAPPFILFLDGPEYAEEMSRLAVWVSDLLLPVYGREVTSQQPWCPRWWEHPEAVARLHGLWLAWQEHTDPAAGASGPAVWHRDHLGAVLSELRSPSGPFAGCKSGSHRPKTPPAAESYEDAVAASRQIDPDPYETSLW is encoded by the coding sequence ATGAACGAGCAACAGTCCGCCGAAGCACCACCGTTCATCCTCTTCCTCGACGGACCCGAGTACGCCGAGGAGATGAGTCGGCTGGCCGTCTGGGTGAGCGACCTGCTCCTTCCCGTCTACGGCCGCGAGGTCACCTCGCAGCAGCCCTGGTGCCCCCGCTGGTGGGAGCACCCGGAGGCGGTCGCCCGGCTGCACGGACTGTGGCTGGCCTGGCAGGAGCACACCGACCCGGCGGCGGGCGCGTCCGGGCCCGCCGTATGGCACCGGGACCACCTCGGCGCCGTACTGTCCGAACTGCGTTCTCCCAGCGGCCCGTTCGCGGGCTGCAAAAGTGGAAGCCACCGCCCGAAGACGCCGCCCGCGGCCGAGTCGTACGAGGATGCCGTCGCGGCATCCCGGCAGATCGACCCGGATCCGTACGAGACCAGTCTCTGGTAG
- a CDS encoding type IV secretory system conjugative DNA transfer family protein, which translates to MSRTRRTGPGAGEDLLPWIVPGAAFLIGTVFLGAWLGGTLGAAVSGAGWHPPPFALSTLSTLVKDGPGPLWPAASPTALAAGMATVFGAVVAAITVLIALVRRRLTAPTGLAGRKELAGLLPKGAARRARELRPGLAKLDKVTADDTGNLIGDLEPRGPELRSSYEDVELDLMAPRAGKSTGIAVPRVLRARGSVLLTSNKADVYSVTRAERERAGRVWTFDPQGIAHTSRGLWWDMLAEAATIEGARRLAGHFVGAVNDDASRRDFWISAAQNTLTALFHAAHRGGRPIGEVLAWLADPADRTPVDLLRDAGMTALADQLQGTVLGAVETRDGIYETSRQCVACLLDPAIAAWVTPDPALPQFFPDRHVLSADTLYLLSKDGGGSAAGVIAAAADAVLRAGVVAAERMGGRLEPPMTAVLDEAANVCRISDLPDLYSHFGSRGINIVTLLQSYRQGSRVWGEAGMDALWSAATIKLLGAGLDDADFVEKISRLVGEHDVSTVSWSRSRDGRSRSTSYRLERILPADRIRALPKGTALLLATGIRPALVRLRPWYAEPGADRVATAAQAEVRAITARAAERITTR; encoded by the coding sequence ATGAGCAGGACACGCAGGACAGGACCCGGAGCCGGGGAGGACCTCCTCCCCTGGATCGTGCCGGGGGCCGCGTTCCTCATCGGCACCGTGTTCCTGGGCGCATGGCTGGGCGGAACGCTGGGCGCGGCGGTGAGCGGCGCCGGCTGGCATCCACCGCCGTTCGCCCTGTCCACCCTCTCGACCCTGGTGAAGGACGGCCCCGGCCCGCTGTGGCCGGCGGCCTCGCCGACCGCGCTCGCCGCGGGCATGGCCACGGTCTTCGGGGCCGTCGTGGCGGCGATCACCGTCCTGATCGCGCTCGTACGACGCCGGCTGACCGCGCCCACCGGTCTGGCGGGCCGCAAGGAGCTGGCCGGGCTCCTGCCCAAGGGCGCCGCGCGGCGGGCCCGCGAGCTCCGGCCGGGACTGGCCAAGCTGGACAAGGTCACCGCGGACGACACCGGGAACCTGATCGGCGACCTGGAACCCCGCGGCCCGGAGCTGCGCTCCAGTTACGAGGACGTCGAGCTCGATCTGATGGCGCCCCGCGCGGGCAAGTCCACCGGCATCGCGGTCCCGCGCGTCCTGCGGGCCCGCGGCAGTGTGCTGCTGACGTCGAACAAGGCCGACGTGTACAGCGTGACGCGGGCGGAACGCGAACGGGCGGGCCGGGTCTGGACGTTCGACCCCCAGGGCATCGCCCACACCTCGCGCGGCCTGTGGTGGGACATGCTCGCGGAGGCGGCCACGATCGAGGGCGCCCGCAGGCTGGCCGGGCACTTCGTCGGCGCGGTCAACGACGACGCCTCCCGTCGCGACTTCTGGATCTCGGCCGCCCAGAACACCCTCACCGCCCTCTTCCACGCGGCCCACCGCGGCGGGCGGCCGATCGGCGAGGTACTCGCCTGGCTGGCCGACCCGGCCGACCGCACCCCGGTCGACCTGCTGCGCGACGCCGGGATGACGGCGCTCGCCGATCAGTTGCAGGGCACCGTGCTGGGCGCGGTGGAGACCCGGGACGGCATCTACGAGACCAGCCGCCAGTGCGTGGCCTGTCTGCTCGACCCCGCGATCGCCGCGTGGGTGACCCCGGATCCCGCCCTGCCGCAGTTCTTCCCCGACCGCCATGTGCTCTCCGCCGACACGCTCTACCTGCTCTCCAAGGACGGCGGCGGTTCGGCCGCCGGGGTCATCGCCGCGGCCGCGGACGCCGTACTGCGCGCCGGAGTCGTCGCCGCCGAACGGATGGGCGGACGCCTCGAACCGCCGATGACGGCGGTACTCGACGAGGCGGCGAACGTCTGCCGGATCTCCGATCTCCCCGACCTGTACTCACACTTCGGCTCACGCGGCATCAACATCGTGACCCTGCTCCAGAGTTACCGGCAGGGCTCACGGGTCTGGGGCGAGGCGGGCATGGACGCGCTCTGGTCGGCCGCGACCATCAAACTGCTCGGCGCGGGTCTGGACGACGCCGACTTCGTGGAGAAGATCTCCCGGCTGGTCGGCGAGCACGACGTGTCGACGGTCAGCTGGTCCAGGAGCAGGGACGGGCGGTCCCGGTCGACGTCGTACCGCCTGGAGCGCATCCTGCCCGCCGACCGCATCCGCGCGCTGCCCAAGGGCACCGCCCTGCTCCTGGCCACCGGCATCAGACCCGCCCTGGTCCGGCTCCGCCCCTGGTACGCCGAACCGGGCGCCGACCGCGTCGCGACGGCGGCCCAGGCGGAGGTGAGGGCCATCACCGCCCGCGCCGCCGAGAGGATCACGACCCGATGA
- a CDS encoding ATP/GTP-binding protein yields the protein MGTPGALGAPATAPPRGWYGPAGGQVGHVDPPALWRATTVQACGLWPFAAGSGAPMTGVPLGQHLHTGATVCGDPISWFTRARYISNPSLFMLGMPGLGKSTLVNRMLIGMSATGITPLVLGDLKPDYADTVRALGGQVISIGRGVGGINVLDPGAMGEAAARIGGERGRILAAEAHGRVLNMVAALITIVRGRPMDDHEQSVLSACLHHLAERTKPGRPPLLPDLLKVLDEGPDRVRAVTLDRGNVARYQEAVDPLHRSLLGVLDGPLGDTFATETSTRINPSSPAVCVDISRIGEADTQLTAAAMLAAWSDGLGTVAAAHALADAGLAPQRWFFTVLDELWRPLRAASGIVERIDALTRLNRSLGLGDAKITHTLKDAEALGSESDRAKARGFVERAGMVVCAGLPRSEMRELGQIVGMSEREIELVSSWSSPPGWASTGGNEEPPGRGRFLIKVGGRPGIPIKVSITDTERALHNTNTRWSEAGKPSLHKGSGLSGANLSPSGT from the coding sequence CTGGGGACACCGGGCGCCCTGGGAGCCCCGGCCACCGCGCCGCCGCGCGGCTGGTACGGCCCCGCGGGCGGCCAGGTCGGGCACGTCGACCCGCCCGCGCTGTGGCGCGCGACCACCGTGCAGGCCTGCGGGCTGTGGCCGTTCGCGGCCGGCTCCGGCGCGCCGATGACCGGGGTTCCGCTCGGGCAGCATCTGCACACCGGGGCGACGGTGTGCGGCGACCCCATCTCCTGGTTCACCCGGGCCCGTTACATCTCCAACCCGTCGCTGTTCATGCTGGGGATGCCGGGCCTCGGCAAGTCGACCCTGGTCAACCGCATGCTGATCGGCATGTCCGCCACAGGCATCACGCCTCTGGTCCTCGGCGACCTGAAGCCCGACTACGCCGACACCGTACGGGCGCTGGGCGGCCAGGTGATCTCCATCGGACGCGGGGTCGGCGGCATCAACGTCCTCGACCCGGGCGCGATGGGCGAGGCTGCGGCCCGGATCGGCGGCGAGCGCGGCCGGATCCTGGCCGCGGAGGCGCACGGCCGGGTCCTGAACATGGTCGCGGCGCTGATCACCATCGTGCGCGGGCGTCCGATGGACGACCACGAGCAGTCGGTGCTGTCGGCCTGTCTGCACCATCTCGCGGAGCGTACGAAGCCGGGGCGGCCGCCGCTCCTGCCGGATCTGCTGAAAGTGCTGGACGAGGGTCCGGACCGGGTCCGCGCGGTGACGCTGGACCGCGGGAACGTGGCCCGCTACCAGGAGGCCGTGGACCCGCTGCACCGCTCGCTCCTCGGCGTGCTCGACGGCCCGCTCGGCGACACCTTCGCCACCGAGACGTCCACCCGGATCAACCCGTCGTCGCCTGCGGTCTGCGTGGACATCTCCCGGATCGGCGAGGCGGACACCCAGCTGACGGCCGCGGCGATGCTCGCGGCCTGGTCGGACGGGCTCGGCACGGTGGCCGCCGCGCACGCGCTCGCGGACGCCGGACTCGCCCCGCAGCGCTGGTTCTTCACCGTCCTCGACGAACTGTGGCGCCCGCTGCGGGCGGCCTCCGGCATCGTGGAACGGATCGACGCGCTGACCCGGCTGAACCGCTCGCTCGGCCTGGGCGACGCGAAGATCACCCACACGCTGAAGGACGCCGAGGCCCTCGGCAGCGAGTCCGACCGGGCGAAGGCGCGGGGCTTCGTGGAGCGGGCGGGCATGGTCGTCTGCGCCGGTCTTCCGCGGTCGGAGATGCGGGAACTCGGCCAGATCGTCGGCATGTCCGAACGCGAGATCGAGCTCGTGTCCTCGTGGTCGTCCCCGCCCGGCTGGGCCAGCACCGGCGGCAACGAGGAGCCGCCGGGACGCGGACGCTTCCTCATCAAGGTCGGCGGCCGTCCCGGCATCCCGATCAAGGTGTCGATCACCGACACCGAGCGCGCACTGCACAACACGAACACCCGCTGGTCGGAGGCGGGCAAGCCGTCCCTGCACAAGGGTTCCGGCTTGTCCGGCGCAAACCTCAGCCCGTCCGGGACTTGA
- a CDS encoding SCO6880 family protein: MSTDAMTRPTYGNWRRPRRPGLGPLGLLGTVVAFGGLLVALLASLVSLSAAIVVLVPVALFLAPLALRTVDGRNVYQVLAIRIGWARRKSAGSHTYLSGPLSKRPGGRYQPPGLLARTRMHEGRDAYNRSFGVLHHPGRGLYTVVLACEPDGGSLVDPSQVDIWVASWGDWLARLSHEPGLRGAQVVVETAPDTGTRLAAEVLPRISPDAPAAARAVMEEVVERYPSASSEMHTYIALTYGPTGGPKRGTDDIVTDLSMRLPGLLSGLVAAGGGSAYPLPADRLAEIVRVAYDPAIAPDVLSARAEHATTGVEWGDAGPAAAVETVTSYKHDSGISRTWMLTLAPRGTVRSSVLRGLLEPAPGTRRKRVSLIYRPIDPATSARIVESDRRTAHFMAGSRRGLVQARASSEMQAAEQTAAEEAAGAGLVEFSLMVTVTVDDEEQLQDAGITVRNLQASSRILMRPADRMQAAAFTCTLPVGLLPWEHTLVPYQIREAL, translated from the coding sequence ATGTCCACCGACGCCATGACGCGTCCCACGTACGGGAACTGGCGCAGGCCCCGCCGTCCCGGACTCGGTCCGCTGGGTCTGCTCGGCACCGTCGTCGCCTTCGGCGGACTGCTGGTGGCGCTGCTGGCTTCGCTGGTCTCGCTGAGTGCCGCGATCGTCGTCCTCGTACCGGTCGCGCTCTTCCTCGCCCCGCTGGCGCTGCGCACGGTCGACGGCCGCAACGTCTACCAGGTCCTCGCGATCCGGATCGGCTGGGCGCGGCGCAAGTCGGCCGGCTCGCACACCTACCTCTCGGGGCCGCTGTCCAAGCGCCCCGGCGGCCGCTACCAGCCGCCCGGACTGCTGGCGCGCACCCGGATGCACGAGGGCCGCGACGCCTACAACCGTTCCTTCGGCGTGCTGCACCACCCGGGCCGCGGCCTCTACACGGTGGTGCTGGCCTGTGAACCGGACGGCGGCTCGCTGGTCGACCCCTCCCAGGTCGACATCTGGGTGGCCTCCTGGGGCGACTGGCTCGCGCGGCTCTCGCACGAGCCGGGTCTGCGCGGCGCCCAGGTGGTCGTGGAGACCGCCCCGGACACCGGGACCCGGCTCGCGGCCGAGGTGCTCCCCCGGATCTCCCCCGACGCGCCGGCCGCCGCGCGCGCCGTGATGGAGGAGGTCGTCGAGCGCTATCCGTCGGCGTCCTCCGAGATGCACACGTACATCGCCCTGACCTACGGCCCGACGGGCGGCCCCAAACGGGGCACGGACGACATCGTCACCGATCTGTCGATGCGGCTGCCCGGACTGCTGTCCGGTCTGGTCGCGGCGGGCGGCGGCAGCGCCTACCCGCTGCCCGCCGACCGGCTCGCCGAGATCGTCCGGGTGGCGTACGACCCCGCCATCGCGCCCGATGTGCTCAGCGCCCGCGCCGAGCACGCCACGACCGGAGTGGAGTGGGGCGACGCGGGCCCGGCCGCGGCCGTGGAGACCGTCACCTCGTACAAGCACGACTCGGGTATCTCGCGCACCTGGATGCTGACGCTCGCGCCGCGCGGCACGGTCCGCTCCAGCGTGCTGCGCGGGCTCCTCGAACCGGCCCCGGGCACCCGGCGCAAGCGGGTCTCCCTGATCTACCGGCCCATCGACCCGGCCACCTCCGCCCGCATCGTCGAGTCCGACCGGCGCACCGCGCACTTCATGGCGGGATCGCGGCGCGGTCTCGTGCAGGCGCGGGCCAGTTCGGAGATGCAGGCCGCCGAGCAGACCGCGGCCGAGGAGGCGGCGGGCGCGGGGCTCGTGGAGTTCTCGCTGATGGTGACGGTCACCGTGGACGACGAGGAGCAGTTGCAGGACGCGGGCATCACCGTGCGCAACCTCCAGGCCTCGTCCCGGATCCTGATGCGCCCCGCCGACCGTATGCAGGCCGCGGCGTTCACCTGCACGCTGCCGGTCGGCCTGCTCCCGTGGGAGCACACCCTCGTTCCGTACCAGATCAGGGAGGCACTGTGA